A single region of the Streptomyces vilmorinianum genome encodes:
- a CDS encoding MoaD/ThiS family protein, whose protein sequence is MSVNVRIPTILRTYTGGESEVKAEGATLAEVIADLEKNHTGIAARVLDDQGKLRRFVNVYVNDDDVRFEQGLETATPDGAGVSIIPAVAGGC, encoded by the coding sequence ATGAGCGTCAACGTCCGCATCCCCACCATCCTTCGCACGTACACGGGCGGCGAGTCCGAGGTCAAGGCGGAGGGCGCGACCCTCGCCGAGGTCATCGCCGACCTGGAGAAGAACCACACGGGCATCGCGGCCCGCGTCCTGGACGACCAGGGCAAGCTGCGCCGCTTCGTGAACGTGTACGTGAACGACGACGACGTCCGTTTCGAGCAGGGCCTGGAGACGGCGACGCCGGACGGTGCGGGCGTCTCGATCATCCCCGCGGTCGCCGGCGGTTGCTGA
- a CDS encoding Uma2 family endonuclease, with product MTPSTANDRPDISVEDFEELAERAPEGVELEFLNGRLVVRHGPIDVDDFKELARVAPEGVTLELINGELRVKPVPDGDHAEIYMWLMRQCMQHRPELGLYPEWGMAIKTYRKGCAKPDGTLAPLGHFAAKPEWGEPEGVLMVVEITSHDSDTHRRDRIEKRDGYAAAEIPVYLLVDREAGSLIVFSEPRHGVYQHRAAYPFGATAPLPGPVDITLDTEKLKDYAR from the coding sequence ATGACCCCCAGCACCGCCAATGACCGCCCGGACATCTCCGTCGAGGACTTCGAGGAACTCGCCGAGCGCGCTCCGGAAGGGGTGGAGCTCGAATTCCTGAACGGCCGGCTCGTCGTCAGACACGGCCCGATCGACGTCGACGACTTCAAGGAACTCGCCCGAGTGGCACCCGAGGGCGTCACCCTCGAACTGATCAACGGAGAACTGAGGGTCAAGCCCGTGCCTGACGGCGATCACGCTGAGATCTACATGTGGCTCATGCGCCAGTGCATGCAGCACCGTCCCGAGCTCGGCCTCTACCCGGAGTGGGGCATGGCCATCAAGACGTACCGCAAAGGCTGCGCGAAGCCGGACGGAACCCTCGCCCCACTCGGGCACTTCGCGGCCAAGCCCGAGTGGGGCGAGCCCGAGGGCGTCCTCATGGTCGTCGAGATCACGTCCCACGACTCCGACACCCACCGCCGCGACCGCATCGAGAAGCGCGACGGATACGCCGCCGCCGAGATCCCCGTCTATCTCCTCGTCGACCGCGAGGCTGGCTCCCTCATCGTCTTCAGCGAGCCCCGGCACGGTGTCTACCAGCACCGCGCCGCGTACCCCTTCGGCGCCACCGCGCCCCTCCCCGGCCCCGTCGACATCACCCTCGACACCGAGAAGCTCAAGGACTACGCCCGCTGA
- a CDS encoding GNAT family N-acetyltransferase translates to MSLDVPRLAAGAFELRPWERADLPLVEEASTDPYIPLITTVPPVYSPTEGEAYLRRQWSRAETGAGYPFVIVRRRDTHPVGMIGLWLRDLPEGRATLGYWIAPSYRGEGAAAAALTAVSDWALTELGVPRLQLLVEPWNDASSRTAERAGFAREGLLRSWQEVGGERRDMVMYGRVRGGGGQP, encoded by the coding sequence GTGAGCCTGGACGTCCCGCGCCTGGCCGCCGGGGCGTTCGAGCTGCGCCCGTGGGAGCGCGCCGACCTCCCGCTGGTGGAGGAGGCGTCGACGGACCCGTACATCCCGCTGATCACGACCGTCCCGCCGGTCTACTCGCCGACGGAGGGCGAGGCCTACCTCCGCCGCCAGTGGAGCCGCGCGGAGACCGGCGCCGGCTACCCCTTCGTCATCGTCCGCCGCCGCGACACCCACCCGGTCGGCATGATCGGCCTCTGGCTGCGCGACCTCCCGGAGGGCCGCGCGACCCTCGGCTACTGGATCGCCCCCTCCTACCGCGGCGAGGGCGCGGCGGCCGCGGCACTGACGGCGGTGAGCGACTGGGCCCTGACCGAACTGGGCGTCCCCCGCCTCCAGTTGCTCGTCGAACCCTGGAACGACGCCTCGTCCCGCACGGCGGAACGCGCGGGCTTCGCCCGGGAGGGCCTGCTGCGCTCCTGGCAGGAGGTGGGCGGTGAGCGGCGGGACATGGTGATGTACGGGCGGGTGCGGGGAGGCGGGGGTCAGCCGTAG
- a CDS encoding DUF397 domain-containing protein: MEISASDDVLGTAVWFTSSYSGVDGGNCLEAAWAEFVGGVRAAR, from the coding sequence ATGGAGATCAGCGCATCCGATGACGTCCTGGGCACGGCCGTCTGGTTCACGTCCAGCTACAGCGGCGTCGACGGCGGCAACTGCCTGGAGGCCGCCTGGGCGGAGTTCGTCGGCGGCGTGAGGGCAGCTCGTTGA
- a CDS encoding SRPBCC family protein, with amino-acid sequence MITLLTTPADRELVITRTFDAPPARVWEAWTKPEHVRQWYGVAALPTVVCEIDLRVGGAWRWGQRAPDGREIVFSGTYEEIVPNERLVYTEVFELMPGPPVHVTLTFDDTPDRGTALTSTSIWPSSEIRDQALATGMEAGVKEEYDRLAAYLETM; translated from the coding sequence ATGATCACGTTGCTGACGACACCGGCCGACCGCGAGCTGGTCATCACCCGGACCTTCGACGCCCCGCCCGCCCGCGTCTGGGAGGCGTGGACGAAGCCCGAGCACGTCCGCCAGTGGTACGGAGTGGCCGCGCTGCCCACGGTGGTCTGCGAGATCGACCTCCGGGTCGGGGGCGCCTGGCGCTGGGGCCAGAGGGCGCCGGACGGCCGGGAGATCGTCTTCTCCGGCACGTACGAGGAGATCGTCCCGAACGAGCGCCTCGTCTACACGGAGGTCTTCGAACTGATGCCGGGCCCGCCGGTCCACGTGACGCTCACCTTCGACGACACCCCGGACCGCGGCACGGCCCTGACGAGCACATCGATCTGGCCGTCCTCCGAGATCCGGGACCAGGCGCTGGCGACGGGGATGGAGGCGGGCGTGAAGGAAGAGTACGACCGCCTCGCGGCGTACCTGGAGACGATGTGA
- a CDS encoding FG-GAP repeat domain-containing protein: MDTAGLVSMYRGTGAGAVSARIAGTGAAFPTSSVLVPFGDVDGDRCADVLVKVGDQLRAYRPGCGKLVSASSPYTLIGAGWGQYDVLTSPGDVNGDGFVDLVVRQASTGDMYFYAGTADHRVKARVRFGTNWKLYTKIVGAGDLNGDGRGDLLGVDASGVLWRYYGTATGGVSARVKVGGGWGVYSSLVGVGDLSGDGRADLVARDTAGKLWRYSGTGTGLYGARVLIGTGGWNGFKGLY; the protein is encoded by the coding sequence ATGGACACGGCGGGTCTGGTGTCGATGTACCGGGGTACGGGCGCGGGCGCTGTGTCGGCGCGGATCGCGGGGACGGGGGCGGCGTTCCCGACGTCCTCGGTGCTGGTGCCGTTCGGTGACGTCGACGGCGACCGCTGCGCGGACGTGCTGGTGAAGGTCGGCGACCAGCTGCGGGCGTACCGCCCGGGGTGCGGAAAGCTGGTGTCGGCGTCGTCGCCGTACACGCTGATCGGCGCGGGCTGGGGGCAGTACGACGTGCTGACCTCGCCGGGCGATGTGAATGGCGACGGGTTCGTGGACCTGGTCGTGCGTCAGGCGTCGACCGGTGACATGTACTTCTACGCCGGTACGGCCGACCACCGGGTGAAGGCCCGGGTCCGGTTCGGTACGAACTGGAAGCTGTACACGAAGATCGTCGGCGCGGGCGACCTGAACGGCGACGGCCGCGGTGATCTGCTGGGCGTGGACGCGTCGGGTGTGTTGTGGCGCTACTACGGCACGGCGACCGGCGGCGTGTCGGCGCGGGTCAAGGTCGGCGGCGGCTGGGGCGTGTACTCCTCCCTGGTCGGTGTGGGCGACCTGTCGGGTGACGGTCGCGCCGACCTGGTGGCACGGGACACGGCCGGCAAACTGTGGCGGTACAGCGGCACGGGAACGGGCCTGTACGGCGCGCGGGTGCTGATCGGCACGGGCGGCTGGAACGGCTTCAAGGGCCTGTACTGA
- a CDS encoding GNAT family N-acetyltransferase has product MNSESLSITKRVRFVELNARALRALADGDLAGGSAEAGVVLDEHFVGDRARAIFGYRADQLAKDPSVAPWTVRAAVSEPDGVVVGDAGFHGPPDEAGMVEVGYTVVPGYRRRGYARAMLRELLVRAAAEPGVRTVRATIRSDNAASLATIAGFGFTRVGEQGNERDGLSIVFEVPVDAIQAISRRRR; this is encoded by the coding sequence ATGAACAGCGAATCTCTCTCCATCACCAAGCGCGTCCGCTTCGTCGAGCTCAACGCAAGGGCGCTGCGGGCGCTCGCCGACGGTGACCTCGCCGGCGGCAGCGCCGAGGCCGGGGTCGTCCTCGACGAACACTTCGTAGGGGACCGGGCCCGTGCGATCTTCGGGTATCGCGCTGACCAGCTCGCCAAGGACCCGTCCGTCGCTCCCTGGACCGTGCGGGCGGCGGTGTCCGAGCCGGACGGGGTCGTCGTCGGCGACGCCGGGTTCCATGGGCCGCCGGACGAGGCGGGCATGGTCGAGGTCGGCTACACCGTCGTGCCCGGGTACCGCCGCCGGGGCTATGCCCGCGCCATGCTGAGGGAACTGCTCGTCAGGGCCGCTGCCGAACCCGGTGTCAGGACCGTGCGGGCCACCATCAGATCCGACAACGCCGCCTCCCTGGCCACCATCGCGGGCTTCGGTTTCACGCGCGTCGGCGAGCAGGGGAACGAGCGCGACGGGCTCTCGATCGTCTTCGAGGTCCCGGTGGACGCGATTCAGGCCATCAGCAGGCGCCGTCGGTGA
- a CDS encoding cold-shock protein: MAQGTVKWFNAEKGYGFIAVDGGADVFVHYSAIQMDGYRTLEEGQRVEFEISQGQKGPQADMVKLAV; this comes from the coding sequence ATGGCTCAGGGCACCGTCAAGTGGTTCAACGCGGAGAAGGGCTACGGCTTCATCGCGGTCGACGGTGGTGCGGATGTTTTCGTCCACTACAGCGCGATCCAGATGGACGGGTACCGCACCCTTGAAGAGGGTCAGCGGGTCGAGTTCGAGATCTCGCAGGGCCAGAAGGGTCCGCAGGCGGACATGGTCAAGCTCGCCGTCTGA
- the groL gene encoding chaperonin GroEL (60 kDa chaperone family; promotes refolding of misfolded polypeptides especially under stressful conditions; forms two stacked rings of heptamers to form a barrel-shaped 14mer; ends can be capped by GroES; misfolded proteins enter the barrel where they are refolded when GroES binds) encodes MAKIIAFDEEARRGLERGMNQLADAVKVTLGPKGRNVVLEKKWGAPTITNDGVSIAKEIELEDPYEKIGAELVKEVAKKTDDVAGDGTTTATVLAQALVREGLRNVAAGANPMALKRGIEKAVEAVSGALLEQAKDVETKEQIASTASISAADTQIGELIAEAMDKVGKEGVITVEESQTFGLELELTEGMRFDKGYISAYFATDMERMEAALDDPYILIVNSKISSVKDLLPLLEKVMQSGKPLLIIAEDVEGEALSTLVVNKIRGTFKSVAVKAPGFGDRRKAMLNDIAILTGGTVISEEVGLKLENAGLDLLGRARKVVITKDETTIVDGAGESDQVAGRVNQIRAEIENSDSDYDREKLQERLAKLAGGVAVIKAGAATEVELKERKHRIEDAVRNAKAAVEEGIVAGGGVALLQASSVFEKLELDLTGDEATGANIVKLALEAPLKQIAVNAGLEGGVVAEKVRNLPVGHGLNAATNEYVDLIAEGIIDPAKVTRSALQNAASIAALFLTTEAVIADKPEKAAAPAGGGMPGGDMDF; translated from the coding sequence ATGGCCAAGATCATCGCGTTCGACGAGGAGGCACGGCGCGGTCTCGAGCGCGGGATGAACCAGCTCGCCGACGCCGTCAAGGTCACCCTTGGCCCCAAGGGCCGGAACGTCGTCCTCGAGAAGAAGTGGGGCGCCCCCACGATCACCAACGATGGTGTGTCCATCGCCAAGGAGATCGAGCTCGAGGACCCGTACGAGAAGATCGGCGCCGAGCTGGTCAAGGAAGTCGCCAAGAAGACGGACGACGTCGCCGGTGACGGTACGACCACCGCGACCGTTCTCGCCCAGGCGCTCGTCCGCGAGGGCCTGCGCAACGTGGCCGCCGGCGCCAACCCGATGGCTCTGAAGCGCGGCATCGAGAAGGCCGTCGAGGCCGTCTCGGGCGCCCTGCTCGAGCAGGCGAAGGATGTCGAGACCAAGGAGCAGATCGCTTCCACGGCCTCCATCTCCGCCGCCGACACCCAGATCGGCGAGCTCATCGCCGAGGCCATGGACAAGGTCGGCAAGGAAGGCGTCATCACCGTCGAGGAGTCCCAGACCTTCGGTCTGGAGCTGGAGCTCACCGAGGGTATGCGCTTCGACAAGGGCTACATCTCGGCGTACTTCGCGACCGACATGGAGCGCATGGAGGCGGCCCTGGATGACCCGTACATCCTGATCGTCAACTCCAAGATCTCCTCCGTGAAGGACCTGCTCCCGCTCCTGGAGAAGGTCATGCAGTCGGGCAAGCCGCTGCTGATCATCGCCGAGGACGTCGAGGGCGAGGCCCTGTCGACCCTGGTCGTCAACAAGATCCGCGGCACCTTCAAGTCCGTCGCCGTCAAGGCCCCGGGCTTCGGCGACCGCCGCAAGGCCATGCTGAACGACATCGCCATCCTCACGGGCGGCACGGTCATCTCCGAGGAGGTCGGCCTCAAGCTCGAGAACGCCGGCCTGGACCTGCTGGGCCGCGCCCGCAAGGTCGTCATCACCAAGGACGAGACCACGATCGTCGACGGTGCCGGTGAGAGCGACCAGGTTGCCGGTCGCGTCAACCAGATCCGCGCCGAGATCGAGAACTCGGACAGCGACTACGACCGCGAGAAGCTGCAGGAGCGCCTGGCGAAGCTCGCCGGCGGTGTTGCGGTCATCAAGGCCGGCGCCGCGACCGAGGTCGAGCTCAAGGAGCGCAAGCACCGCATCGAGGACGCCGTTCGCAACGCGAAGGCGGCCGTCGAGGAGGGCATCGTCGCCGGTGGTGGCGTGGCCCTGCTGCAGGCCTCCTCGGTCTTCGAGAAGCTCGAGCTGGACCTGACGGGCGACGAGGCCACCGGTGCCAACATCGTCAAGCTGGCGCTCGAGGCCCCGCTGAAGCAGATCGCCGTCAACGCCGGCCTCGAGGGCGGCGTCGTGGCGGAGAAGGTCCGCAACCTGCCCGTCGGCCACGGCCTCAACGCCGCGACCAACGAGTACGTGGACCTCATCGCCGAGGGCATCATCGACCCGGCGAAGGTGACGCGTTCCGCCCTGCAGAACGCGGCCTCCATCGCCGCGCTGTTCCTGACCACCGAGGCCGTCATCGCCGACAAGCCGGAGAAGGCCGCCGCGCCGGCCGGCGGCGGCATGCCGGGCGGTGACATGGACTTCTGA
- a CDS encoding deoxyxylulose-5-phosphate synthase: MGYAKTSCVCLPCRASYKQPYGDRQSSSERRCPRCARTLIHVGSAFAAPRRRDTAAWRTLSVLLNAGVRFHKSCCGGPGYRPRTLGEVRERMTYARRTGEPFARALVRRELP, from the coding sequence ATGGGCTACGCGAAGACCTCCTGCGTCTGCCTGCCGTGCCGGGCCTCGTACAAGCAGCCCTACGGCGACCGGCAGAGCAGCAGCGAGCGACGCTGCCCGCGCTGCGCGCGGACACTGATCCATGTCGGCTCCGCCTTCGCCGCTCCCCGCCGCCGGGACACAGCGGCGTGGCGCACGCTCTCGGTGCTGCTGAACGCGGGTGTGCGGTTCCACAAGAGCTGCTGCGGCGGCCCCGGGTACCGGCCCCGGACGCTCGGCGAGGTCCGTGAGCGGATGACGTACGCCCGAAGGACGGGCGAGCCCTTCGCCCGCGCGCTGGTCCGCCGCGAGCTGCCCTGA